One window of the Runella slithyformis DSM 19594 genome contains the following:
- the secG gene encoding preprotein translocase subunit SecG, which produces MFTVFIVIIAIIAVLLILIVLVQNSKGGGLTGELGGMGATQMFGVKRTTDLLEQITWGLVGAMAILCLVSNLFIGTPQANAGINSVNVEKANQRSVPAVPAAPAPSTTPAPAQQQPAAPAQK; this is translated from the coding sequence ATGTTCACCGTATTTATTGTAATCATTGCCATTATCGCGGTATTATTGATTTTGATCGTATTGGTACAAAACTCAAAAGGCGGCGGTTTGACGGGCGAATTGGGCGGAATGGGCGCTACGCAAATGTTTGGCGTAAAGCGTACCACCGACCTGTTGGAACAAATCACCTGGGGATTGGTGGGTGCAATGGCTATCCTTTGCCTGGTGTCTAATCTGTTCATCGGAACTCCACAGGCCAATGCCGGTATCAACAGCGTCAACGTAGAAAAAGCCAATCAGCGCTCGGTACCTGCCGTGCCTGCTGCACCGGCTCCTTCTACTACTCCTGCGCCTGCTCAGCAGCAACCTGCTGCTCCTGCCCAGAAGTAA
- a CDS encoding NUDIX hydrolase, with protein MKRDSLLTLLRQHTPFDPEEHAMWQDTIRFVEENPDCFERWLTIGHVTGSAWIVDESQTSVLLMHHRKLDKWFQPGGHADGDSDVLHVALKEALEETGLKTVHCLAKTIFDVDVHLIPANAKEAAHYHYDIRFLFRADSQQPLSINSESKELVWVPLSDVEQYNNSNSILRMVQKMSRPNFLDR; from the coding sequence ATGAAACGAGATTCACTCTTAACACTGCTCCGTCAACACACTCCTTTTGACCCGGAAGAACATGCCATGTGGCAGGATACGATCCGATTTGTGGAAGAAAACCCTGACTGTTTTGAACGGTGGCTGACCATCGGCCACGTGACCGGATCGGCATGGATCGTAGACGAATCCCAAACATCGGTGCTGTTGATGCATCACCGCAAACTGGACAAATGGTTTCAGCCCGGAGGTCATGCCGACGGAGATTCTGATGTTTTACACGTGGCGTTGAAAGAAGCGCTGGAAGAAACAGGACTGAAAACCGTCCATTGCCTGGCTAAAACTATTTTTGATGTTGATGTCCATCTGATTCCCGCCAACGCCAAAGAAGCGGCGCATTATCATTATGACATACGCTTTTTATTTCGGGCCGACAGCCAACAACCGCTTAGTATTAACAGTGAATCAAAGGAACTGGTATGGGTGCCACTTTCCGACGTTGAGCAATACAATAACAGTAATTCTATTCTGCGGATGGTCCAAAAAATGTCCCGGCCCAATTTTTTGGACCGTTAA
- the miaB gene encoding tRNA (N6-isopentenyl adenosine(37)-C2)-methylthiotransferase MiaB — MITSTLKILSEADKEACELVKVSEEELTVDKKRLFIESYGCQMNFSDSEIVAAVMRNADFATTSSEDSADVIFLNTCAIRDNAEQKVRNRLQYLNNLKKKRPGLIIGVLGCMAERLKTKLLDEEKMVDIVAGPDSYRDLPRLVEEAETGQKAVNVFLSREETYADISPIRLNSNGITAYISIMRGCDNMCSFCVVPYTRGRERSRDPFSIVEEARLLFADGYKEVTLLGQNVDSYKWKKETAKDGESTANALPVSFAQLLEMVALIHPDLRVRFSTSHPKDITDDVLWTMKKYENICKYIHFPAQSGNSRVLKVMNRTYDREWYIQKIDRIREVLGEDCGISTDMITGFCTETEEEHQDTLSLMEYVKYDYAYMFAYSERPGTPAAKKLKDDVPEEVKKRRLQEVIAVQLKHSSERNKLALGKVHKVLVEGPSKRSEADLCGRNDQNKVVIFPREHYKKGDYVYVLVTDCSSATLLGKAVEEVTA; from the coding sequence ATGATTACTTCAACATTAAAAATACTTTCGGAAGCCGACAAAGAGGCGTGTGAACTGGTCAAAGTAAGCGAGGAGGAGTTGACCGTTGATAAAAAAAGGCTGTTCATCGAAAGCTACGGCTGTCAGATGAATTTTTCGGACAGCGAAATCGTGGCGGCCGTGATGCGAAATGCTGATTTTGCCACTACTTCTTCGGAAGATAGCGCCGATGTTATTTTTCTGAATACCTGCGCCATCCGCGACAACGCCGAGCAAAAAGTGCGTAATCGTCTCCAATACCTCAATAATTTAAAGAAAAAGCGGCCCGGGCTGATCATCGGAGTATTGGGATGTATGGCAGAGCGTTTGAAAACCAAGTTGTTGGATGAAGAAAAAATGGTGGACATCGTGGCCGGACCTGATTCCTACCGCGATTTGCCGCGTTTGGTGGAAGAAGCCGAAACGGGTCAAAAAGCCGTCAACGTATTTCTTTCCCGGGAGGAAACTTACGCCGATATTTCGCCGATTCGGTTGAATTCCAACGGAATCACGGCTTATATCAGCATCATGCGCGGGTGTGATAACATGTGCAGTTTTTGTGTGGTTCCGTATACCCGGGGCCGCGAGCGAAGCCGCGATCCGTTCAGTATTGTGGAAGAGGCGCGTTTGCTTTTTGCCGATGGATACAAAGAGGTGACACTCCTTGGACAGAATGTGGACAGCTATAAGTGGAAGAAGGAAACAGCCAAAGACGGAGAATCTACAGCCAATGCCCTTCCGGTCAGCTTTGCACAGCTGCTGGAAATGGTCGCGCTGATTCACCCCGACCTGCGCGTCCGATTCAGTACTTCGCATCCCAAAGATATCACGGATGATGTACTTTGGACCATGAAAAAGTACGAGAACATCTGCAAATACATTCATTTTCCCGCCCAAAGCGGCAACAGTCGCGTATTGAAGGTCATGAATCGTACCTACGACCGTGAGTGGTACATTCAAAAAATTGACCGCATCCGGGAGGTATTGGGGGAAGATTGCGGCATTTCAACCGACATGATCACGGGATTCTGCACCGAAACCGAAGAGGAGCACCAAGATACGCTTTCGTTGATGGAGTACGTAAAGTATGACTATGCATACATGTTTGCGTATTCGGAGCGGCCCGGTACGCCGGCGGCAAAAAAGCTAAAGGATGATGTTCCGGAAGAGGTGAAAAAACGCCGTTTGCAGGAAGTGATCGCCGTTCAGCTGAAACATTCGAGTGAGCGCAATAAACTGGCGTTGGGAAAAGTCCATAAAGTATTGGTGGAAGGCCCATCCAAACGTTCTGAGGCCGATCTGTGCGGACGCAATGACCAAAATAAAGTGGTAATCTTCCCGCGTGAACATTATAAAAAAGGTGATTATGTTTATGTATTGGTAACTGACTGCTCTTCGGCGACCCTGCTTGGAAAAGCGGTGGAAGAAGTAACTGCCTGA
- a CDS encoding sigma-54 interaction domain-containing protein has translation MANPEIQSIKNRFGIIGNAPALNYALNIALQVAATDLTVLITGESGSGKESFSKIIHNLSSRKHGPFIAINCGAIPEGTIDSELFGHVKGSFTGAIDDRKGYFEITNGGTIFLDEIAEMPIGTQARLLRVLENKEFIRVGSSKVQKTDVRVVAATNVNLIEAVQRGKFREDLYYRLNTVPIAVPPLRERGSDIDMLFRKFTTDFAERYRITPVTLTPEARDMLISYNFPGNIRQLKNIAEQIQILEAEHKIPIAPSILVKYLPNYASSTRSMTLLGGPAGGANGADSFNERELLYKILFDMRRDVNDLKKLVLKVLNNEAYGSDILREHDGLFSSIEAENGFTKPHSDTKLLPGPAQHQPGANNGQALPNSSPGIIQISPYDDVEDIAHETAEDESLSLEQKEKEMIIKALQRSNGKRKYAAQALGISERTLYRKIKQYDIEEE, from the coding sequence ATTGCAAATCCGGAAATACAATCCATCAAAAATCGCTTTGGAATAATCGGGAATGCTCCGGCGCTCAACTATGCCCTCAACATAGCTTTGCAGGTAGCCGCCACCGATTTGACTGTGCTCATTACGGGCGAAAGCGGCAGCGGTAAGGAATCGTTCTCGAAAATTATCCATAACCTGAGTTCACGCAAACACGGTCCTTTTATTGCCATCAACTGCGGAGCTATTCCCGAAGGAACCATTGATTCCGAGTTGTTTGGGCACGTAAAAGGCTCTTTTACGGGAGCCATTGACGACCGAAAAGGCTATTTTGAAATCACTAACGGCGGAACCATCTTTTTGGATGAGATCGCCGAAATGCCCATCGGTACACAGGCTCGTCTGTTAAGGGTACTTGAAAATAAGGAATTTATTCGTGTGGGCTCTTCCAAGGTCCAGAAAACGGATGTGCGTGTGGTAGCGGCCACCAACGTAAACCTCATCGAAGCCGTACAACGGGGAAAATTCAGAGAAGACCTCTACTATCGTCTGAATACCGTACCCATTGCGGTGCCGCCGTTACGGGAAAGAGGAAGTGATATTGATATGCTTTTTCGGAAATTTACGACCGATTTTGCCGAGCGCTACCGCATCACCCCCGTTACGCTGACGCCTGAAGCGCGTGATATGCTTATCAGTTACAATTTTCCGGGAAACATCCGTCAGTTGAAAAATATTGCCGAGCAGATACAAATACTGGAAGCCGAGCATAAAATTCCGATCGCTCCGTCGATCTTGGTAAAATACCTGCCCAATTATGCTTCCTCCACGCGTTCAATGACGCTTTTGGGTGGCCCTGCCGGCGGTGCAAACGGAGCGGATTCATTCAATGAGCGGGAATTGCTTTATAAGATTCTGTTTGACATGCGTCGGGATGTGAATGACCTGAAGAAATTGGTCTTGAAGGTCCTGAACAACGAAGCCTACGGAAGCGATATCCTGCGCGAGCATGATGGTCTTTTCAGCAGCATAGAAGCGGAAAACGGTTTTACGAAACCCCATTCCGATACGAAACTTTTGCCCGGTCCCGCTCAACACCAACCGGGCGCAAACAACGGTCAGGCATTGCCCAATTCTTCCCCGGGTATTATTCAGATTTCTCCTTACGATGATGTGGAGGACATTGCCCACGAAACTGCCGAGGATGAGTCGCTGTCGTTGGAACAAAAAGAAAAAGAAATGATCATCAAAGCCTTACAGCGAAGTAACGGCAAACGAAAATATGCCGCACAGGCACTCGGGATTTCAGAAAGAACCCTGTATCGAAAAATCAAACAATATGATATTGAAGAAGAATAG
- a CDS encoding bifunctional nuclease family protein, translating into MEKIKLEILGLSPSQSQAGSFALVLGEEYGNRRLPIIIGMFEAQAIAIEIEKIQPNRPMTHDLFKSFAKAFNYTVNEIIISDLREGIFFARVHCSGADGLRETVVDARPSDAIAIALRFSVPIYTYETILSEAGIVSGSQSEPDDAIEEIVQQSKPRSLSEQIKNMSLDELHRILDESLSNEEYEKAAKIRDEIARRN; encoded by the coding sequence GTGGAAAAAATTAAATTGGAAATTTTGGGGCTCTCACCGAGTCAGTCGCAGGCAGGTTCATTCGCTTTGGTGCTTGGAGAAGAGTACGGCAACCGGCGTTTGCCCATTATTATAGGAATGTTTGAAGCTCAGGCCATTGCGATCGAGATTGAGAAAATTCAGCCCAATCGCCCTATGACCCATGACCTGTTCAAGTCATTTGCCAAGGCCTTCAATTATACCGTTAACGAAATCATCATTTCTGATCTGCGCGAAGGTATCTTTTTTGCCCGGGTTCATTGCTCCGGCGCAGACGGACTGCGGGAAACGGTCGTGGATGCCCGCCCTTCCGACGCCATCGCCATCGCCTTACGATTCAGTGTACCCATTTATACCTACGAAACCATTTTATCGGAAGCGGGAATTGTGTCCGGTTCGCAATCAGAACCGGACGACGCTATTGAAGAAATCGTGCAACAGTCAAAACCGCGCTCACTGAGTGAGCAAATCAAAAACATGAGCCTTGACGAACTGCACCGTATTTTGGACGAATCACTCAGCAATGAAGAATACGAAAAAGCGGCTAAGATTCGGGATGAGATCGCCCGCAGAAACTAG
- the rpe gene encoding ribulose-phosphate 3-epimerase produces the protein MNAPLIAPSVLAADFANLQRDVEMLNRSAADWIHVDIMDGVFVPNISFGLPVTAAIKKHAQKPLDVHLMIVQPERYLEAFRDAGADILTVHYEACPHLHRTIQQIKSLGAKAGVALNPHTPVQLLQDVIADLDLVLIMSVNPGFGGQKFIERTYERVRQTAAMIAEAGSNAIIEIDGGVNQSNAALLYHAGARALVAGNFVFTAADPVQTIAELKKVW, from the coding sequence ATGAATGCACCTTTGATTGCCCCTTCCGTTTTAGCCGCCGATTTTGCCAATCTCCAACGCGACGTAGAAATGCTCAACCGCAGCGCCGCCGACTGGATTCATGTAGACATCATGGACGGGGTATTTGTTCCCAATATTTCGTTTGGTCTGCCTGTAACGGCGGCCATCAAAAAACACGCGCAAAAACCGCTCGACGTTCATTTGATGATCGTTCAGCCCGAGCGCTACCTCGAAGCTTTCCGCGACGCGGGAGCCGATATTCTCACCGTACACTATGAAGCCTGCCCGCACCTGCACCGGACCATTCAGCAAATCAAATCGCTGGGCGCAAAGGCAGGCGTAGCACTCAATCCGCACACGCCCGTACAGTTGTTGCAGGATGTGATTGCGGATTTGGACTTGGTATTGATCATGTCGGTCAACCCGGGCTTTGGCGGGCAAAAATTCATTGAGCGCACGTACGAACGCGTGCGTCAAACGGCCGCCATGATTGCCGAAGCAGGCAGCAACGCTATCATTGAGATCGACGGAGGCGTCAATCAGTCCAACGCGGCCCTCCTCTACCACGCCGGCGCGCGCGCGTTAGTAGCAGGAAATTTTGTCTTTACCGCCGCCGATCCTGTTCAGACGATTGCGGAGTTAAAGAAGGTTTGGTGA
- a CDS encoding DNA N-6-adenine-methyltransferase codes for MDASFERSENTKVEWLTPPELVKKLGNFDLDPCSPVNAPFLHARTNFTIEDNGLTKDWFGRVYLNPPYGKGMELWLEKLKRHGNGISLIFARTETKCFFDHIWNDADAVLFVKGRIRFYHVSGIQGGTPGAPSVFIAYGKENALALQNADIEGRFLLLKS; via the coding sequence ATGGATGCATCTTTTGAGCGCAGTGAAAACACAAAGGTAGAATGGCTTACTCCTCCTGAATTGGTTAAAAAATTAGGGAATTTTGATTTGGACCCCTGTAGTCCCGTCAATGCTCCTTTCCTGCATGCCCGAACAAATTTCACCATTGAAGACAATGGTTTAACGAAAGACTGGTTTGGGCGGGTTTACTTAAATCCACCTTATGGAAAAGGCATGGAATTGTGGTTGGAAAAGCTAAAAAGGCATGGTAACGGTATTTCACTGATTTTTGCCCGTACAGAAACTAAATGTTTCTTTGATCATATCTGGAATGACGCTGATGCGGTATTGTTTGTCAAGGGAAGAATCCGGTTTTACCATGTTTCAGGAATACAGGGAGGAACTCCGGGAGCGCCGAGTGTTTTTATTGCCTATGGAAAAGAAAATGCGTTGGCCCTTCAAAATGCCGATATTGAGGGGCGGTTTTTATTACTGAAATCATAG
- a CDS encoding electron transfer flavoprotein subunit beta/FixA family protein → MKILVCITNVPDTTAKISFTDNNTKLNKAGVQYIIGPYDDYALARAVELKEKLGGSITVLNVGEAESDPQIRKALAIGADDAVRVNADPIDSYFTAVQIAAVAKEGGYDLILMGRESIDFNSGVVHGLVGEMLGIPSFSPVMKLDIEGTTAKFAREIEGGKEFLEAPLPLVLGCQEPIAEWKIPNMRGIMTARTKPLKVVDPVAVDDLATLDQYTLPAPKGACKMIPADQAETLISLLKTEAKVL, encoded by the coding sequence ATGAAAATTTTAGTTTGTATAACAAATGTACCTGACACCACGGCCAAAATCAGTTTTACGGACAACAACACCAAACTTAACAAAGCCGGAGTTCAGTACATCATTGGGCCTTATGATGATTACGCCTTGGCGCGGGCCGTTGAATTAAAAGAAAAACTTGGAGGCAGCATCACCGTATTGAACGTAGGCGAAGCCGAAAGCGACCCTCAGATCCGCAAAGCCTTAGCCATCGGAGCCGATGATGCCGTCCGGGTCAATGCCGATCCGATCGATTCGTATTTTACGGCGGTGCAGATCGCGGCCGTTGCCAAAGAAGGCGGCTATGACTTGATCCTGATGGGCCGCGAATCCATCGATTTCAACAGCGGTGTGGTGCACGGACTGGTCGGTGAGATGCTGGGAATCCCGTCATTTTCGCCCGTTATGAAGCTGGACATCGAAGGCACTACCGCCAAGTTTGCGCGGGAGATCGAAGGCGGTAAGGAATTTCTGGAAGCTCCCCTACCGTTGGTTTTAGGATGTCAAGAGCCCATTGCTGAATGGAAAATCCCCAACATGCGCGGAATCATGACTGCCCGTACCAAGCCCCTCAAAGTAGTGGACCCCGTGGCCGTGGACGACTTAGCCACGCTCGACCAATATACCTTACCGGCCCCCAAAGGTGCCTGCAAAATGATTCCGGCAGACCAAGCCGAAACCCTTATTTCACTTTTGAAAACAGAAGCGAAAGTACTGTAA
- the lptE gene encoding LPS assembly lipoprotein LptE: MILKKNSFKGKRERWKAGFILFLFTLQTALYTSCGIYSFSGTSLSPDIKSVTVVNFTMATAGGPSNMALQFNEKMKEYYQRNTSLALLPSNGDLQLEGNISGYEVIPAAPTANDQAALNRLTITIQVKFTNNKDEEKNFDQSFSFFKDFPQNQTLSQVESRLIPQILDQLVQDIFNKTAGDW, translated from the coding sequence ATGATATTGAAGAAGAATAGTTTTAAGGGGAAAAGGGAAAGGTGGAAAGCAGGATTCATTCTTTTTCTTTTTACTTTACAGACCGCACTTTACACTTCCTGCGGGATTTACTCGTTCAGCGGTACGTCGTTGTCGCCCGATATCAAGAGCGTAACGGTGGTCAACTTTACGATGGCTACCGCGGGCGGGCCTTCCAATATGGCGTTGCAGTTCAACGAAAAAATGAAAGAGTATTACCAACGTAATACGAGCCTGGCGCTGTTGCCTTCCAACGGAGATCTGCAGTTGGAGGGCAATATCTCCGGCTATGAAGTGATTCCGGCCGCGCCTACCGCCAACGACCAGGCCGCGCTGAACCGTTTGACCATTACCATACAGGTGAAGTTTACCAATAATAAAGACGAAGAAAAAAACTTCGACCAAAGCTTTTCGTTTTTTAAAGATTTTCCCCAAAATCAGACACTTAGCCAAGTGGAAAGCCGCCTTATTCCCCAAATATTGGACCAGCTTGTGCAGGATATCTTCAACAAGACCGCAGGCGACTGGTAA
- a CDS encoding helix-turn-helix transcriptional regulator, producing the protein MEKKELLHKIGQRVVRLRMVKNWSQADLARASLKDRQSIERLENGKVNPSVYYLQEVAKALEVPLLKIFEWDE; encoded by the coding sequence ATGGAAAAGAAGGAGTTACTGCATAAAATTGGCCAAAGAGTTGTACGGTTGCGAATGGTTAAAAATTGGAGCCAAGCAGATTTGGCTCGGGCGAGTTTGAAAGACCGTCAGAGCATCGAACGCCTTGAAAATGGCAAAGTCAATCCATCCGTGTATTATCTACAGGAAGTGGCCAAGGCATTGGAAGTACCTCTACTAAAAATTTTTGAATGGGATGAGTGA
- a CDS encoding electron transfer flavoprotein subunit alpha/FixB family protein: MVLIFVELDNGSIKKTSLEAVAYGAEVAKATGTSATALAIGTADEAELAKAGAYGAAKVLHATAGELTNENAMAYASVLAAAVKQENAQVVILPKSGLCDAMGARAAAKLGAGIVSGVTELPDLSNGFKVTRSIYTGKAFATVDVKGAVKILGIKKNALEATEGTGSAPVEAFTPALSEGDFVAKVTGEEKASGELSLTEADIIVSGGRGMKGPDNWQPLLDLAGALGAATGCSKPVSDLDWRPHHEHIGQTGIKVAPNLYIACGISGAIQHLAGVNSSKVIVAINKDPEAPFFKAADYGIVGDVFDILPRLTKAVKDGK, from the coding sequence ATGGTCTTAATATTTGTAGAATTAGATAACGGAAGCATCAAAAAAACGTCGTTGGAAGCCGTAGCCTACGGAGCGGAAGTGGCCAAAGCAACCGGAACTTCTGCCACCGCCCTGGCCATCGGTACTGCCGACGAAGCGGAATTGGCCAAAGCCGGTGCATACGGAGCCGCCAAAGTGCTGCACGCCACGGCCGGCGAACTGACCAATGAAAACGCCATGGCTTATGCTTCGGTGTTGGCCGCTGCCGTCAAACAGGAAAACGCACAGGTAGTGATTCTGCCTAAATCAGGCCTTTGCGACGCTATGGGGGCCCGCGCCGCCGCCAAGTTGGGAGCAGGCATTGTGTCGGGCGTGACGGAATTACCCGACCTGTCCAACGGATTCAAAGTTACCCGCAGTATTTATACGGGTAAAGCCTTTGCTACGGTAGACGTCAAAGGTGCCGTTAAAATTTTGGGCATCAAAAAAAATGCTCTGGAAGCCACCGAAGGTACGGGAAGCGCCCCGGTCGAAGCCTTCACCCCTGCCCTGAGCGAGGGCGACTTTGTTGCCAAGGTTACCGGTGAAGAAAAAGCAAGCGGAGAATTGTCCCTGACCGAAGCCGACATCATCGTGTCGGGCGGGCGCGGCATGAAAGGGCCGGACAATTGGCAGCCTTTGTTAGATCTGGCGGGTGCTTTGGGAGCGGCTACGGGCTGTTCCAAACCGGTATCTGACCTTGACTGGCGTCCTCACCACGAGCACATCGGACAAACGGGCATCAAAGTAGCGCCCAATCTCTACATCGCCTGCGGTATTTCGGGCGCTATCCAGCACTTGGCCGGGGTCAACTCTTCCAAAGTGATCGTAGCCATCAACAAAGACCCCGAAGCACCGTTCTTCAAAGCCGCTGATTACGGCATCGTGGGGGATGTTTTTGACATTTTACCCCGATTGACCAAGGCGGTAAAAGACGGTAAATAA
- a CDS encoding DUF2911 domain-containing protein → MMKSFTLTALFFVSVGAFAQIRTPQPSSAATVMQTVGVTDITVKYSRPSMRGREIFGKLIPYGQFWRTGANQATAIEFSTDIMLEGQKVPAGKYFLYSIPNADAWTVIINKSAATAPEQYKQADDVVRVSVKPTQAPVTESFMIGFSDITDSTATLDLMWANVKVSPKLSVPTTAIVESAIDKAAEASANNMNAGATYLLTKGTNMPKALSMINQAVAYKETFRNVWTKAQILAKMGNFAEAAPLAKKALDLGQSSNDSSFAFFKDAIEKGAAEYVSKVPVPEALKSIKKKK, encoded by the coding sequence ATGATGAAATCATTCACGCTGACAGCCCTATTTTTTGTAAGCGTAGGTGCGTTTGCCCAAATTCGTACCCCACAGCCCAGCTCAGCGGCTACCGTAATGCAAACCGTAGGAGTCACTGACATTACCGTAAAATACTCACGTCCAAGCATGAGAGGGCGCGAAATCTTCGGTAAATTGATTCCTTACGGTCAATTCTGGCGTACGGGAGCCAACCAGGCCACCGCTATTGAATTTTCGACGGATATTATGTTGGAAGGCCAAAAGGTCCCTGCCGGAAAGTACTTTTTGTACAGCATTCCCAATGCCGACGCCTGGACGGTCATCATCAATAAATCAGCCGCTACCGCTCCCGAGCAGTACAAACAGGCCGATGATGTAGTACGTGTGAGTGTAAAGCCCACCCAAGCGCCCGTTACGGAATCATTCATGATCGGTTTTTCCGACATCACCGATTCGACCGCTACGCTGGATTTGATGTGGGCCAACGTAAAGGTAAGCCCTAAACTGAGCGTACCCACTACGGCTATCGTAGAGAGTGCCATTGACAAAGCAGCGGAAGCAAGTGCCAATAACATGAATGCCGGCGCAACCTATTTATTGACCAAAGGAACCAATATGCCCAAAGCACTTTCGATGATCAATCAGGCAGTGGCGTACAAAGAGACGTTCCGTAACGTATGGACCAAAGCCCAGATATTAGCCAAAATGGGAAATTTTGCCGAAGCGGCACCATTGGCTAAGAAAGCCCTTGACTTGGGGCAATCAAGCAATGATTCGTCGTTTGCTTTCTTTAAAGATGCCATCGAAAAAGGGGCCGCCGAGTATGTTTCAAAGGTACCGGTACCCGAAGCGTTGAAGTCGATTAAGAAGAAAAAGTAA
- a CDS encoding methylated-DNA--[protein]-cysteine S-methyltransferase, protein METINEQQVLDYQRIEKAIRFIEQNFRQQPKVSEIANHVALSEFHFNRLFSRWAGTSPQRFMRFLTKEFAKECLSKSDNLLHATFETGLSSTSRLHDLFVAYEAMTPAEYKSKGAGLTIQFGIHETPFGACLIAVTPRGITDLRFLSEDTADAVTEEVRRDWSNAEWIQNELITQVYIDQIFYQTTSRDVPLTMLLRGTNFQIKVWEALLRIPFGQLVSYDVIAQHIGQPKASRAVGTAIGSNRIGFLIPCHRVLQKVGGIGGYRWGITRKKAILGWEMSRSS, encoded by the coding sequence ATGGAGACAATCAACGAACAACAGGTACTTGACTATCAGCGCATCGAAAAAGCGATCCGGTTCATCGAACAAAATTTCAGACAACAACCCAAAGTCAGCGAGATCGCCAACCACGTGGCGCTGTCGGAATTTCATTTCAACCGCCTTTTCAGCCGCTGGGCCGGCACGAGCCCGCAGCGTTTTATGCGTTTTTTGACCAAGGAATTTGCCAAAGAATGCCTTTCCAAATCCGACAACCTGCTCCACGCCACTTTTGAAACGGGGCTTTCAAGCACGAGCCGACTGCACGATCTGTTTGTGGCCTACGAAGCCATGACCCCCGCCGAATATAAGTCCAAAGGGGCGGGCCTCACCATCCAATTCGGTATTCATGAAACACCCTTCGGGGCTTGCCTGATTGCCGTTACTCCCCGGGGAATCACCGATCTGCGGTTTTTGAGCGAAGATACCGCCGATGCCGTTACTGAAGAAGTACGTCGGGACTGGAGCAATGCCGAATGGATTCAAAATGAGTTGATTACGCAGGTGTACATTGACCAAATTTTTTACCAAACCACTTCCCGCGACGTTCCCTTAACGATGCTTTTGCGGGGCACCAATTTCCAGATCAAAGTGTGGGAAGCCCTGTTGAGGATTCCGTTTGGGCAGTTGGTCAGTTACGATGTAATAGCGCAGCACATCGGGCAGCCCAAGGCGAGTCGGGCGGTGGGAACGGCCATTGGCAGCAATCGGATCGGATTCTTGATTCCCTGCCACCGCGTACTGCAAAAAGTGGGAGGCATCGGTGGCTACCGCTGGGGAATTACGCGTAAAAAAGCGATTTTAGGCTGGGAAATGAGCCGGAGTTCATAA